A region of the Methyloprofundus sedimenti genome:
AAAACCAGCTAAATCGTCAACAACCGTATCGACTGTTTCTTCATCCGCTTCAGCAACTGCCATCTCAAGCAATTCAGCGGAGTCGCTTAAGCCTTCCTCCAGCTCCAAAATAGTATTGACTACCGTTTCTAACTGCCCCCTCTCTTTTCCTAAAGCCTGGGCCTGCTCTGGGTTATTCCATATTTCAGGACTTTCTAGTTCACGTAAAACTTCTATCAAACGCTCACTTTTTACATCGTAGTCAAAGATACCCCCTGAGAGTTTCAGTACGATGTTTTAAATCATTTATTTTATTGTTAATCGGATTTATTTCTTGCATTGAATTAATATTTACTCTGACATACCAGCTATTAAAAATTGGGGTTTATTATATACTATTTCAAACGCTCATTAAGCACACAAATAAATCAACAGGAGTATTGTTTAACTCCAAATAAAACAGCTGACTTAAGTCTAATTAGCTATTCATAAATATAATTTATAAAGGCTACGCTGATTAATCTTAGGCTAATCCCAACGAGTATCCCTGACCTTTAAACGTCCACTCTCAACCTTTACCGATAAACTCGGAATATCTTCGTAAGCAGGTGCAGATCTCACTTCACCTGTTTTAATACAAAATCTGGCTCCATGCCGAGGACAAATAATTTCATCACCATCTATCTCTCCACTGGCAATCTCAGCACCATCATGCGTACAAGTATCTTCCAAAGCATAAAAACCATCTTCTAATTTAAAAACGACTACTTCAATACCATCGACATCCACCACAATGTGCTCACCAACTGCCAGAGCATTTTCCGCTACAACATCAATCCATTCAGACATGTTTTCCTCTTTTTAGTTTTTTATATAAACATCATATCTAAGCAACTTACTTTTAAAACTTTGCGTTGGTTTACCGCCTAATGGTAATGCATAGTCAGGACTTTTAACCACCACCTTTTTTGCCGTTGCTTGCCATGCGACGTCAAACAATGCTGCCCTATCCATATCATCACCGAGTAAATCACGCAAAATCAACATCGCTTTTTTGGGTAAAGCAGATTTTTTACGTTTAACTGGAAACATGGGGTCTATATAGACACAATCAGGCGAGTCAGTTAATTGTGCTAATATATCTATCGCATCACCAGGCAACAGTTTTGGAACAGGCAACGCTAATCTTGCCACCCAATCTAGACGTTCTAGACGCTGGAAAGCATCTCCCAGTAATTCCAGCATCACCGGCGAGCGTTCAATACAGCTTAGTTCATAGCCCATACGAAAAATATGCAAACTATCTTGTGCCCAACCTGTAGTCGCATCGACCACCGTTCTGGTTTTTCGTCCGATTGCCTGAGCCAAAGCCCCTTCCTTTGGTGCTGGCCATGATCGCTGCTCTCCTTGCCTTGGTTCAATTTCAACCATTAAACCTCCTTTTTTCAGCAGCTCTTTATCCAGAAGTTTTAAGCAGCCATCTCGCCAGCTTAAAAAAAAATCTTCAGGGGTTTTGTTATCAACTGAATGATAAAGAGGTACAGATAAACGCAAGGACAAGGCTTGAGACAAAGCTAATTCATATGGCTCGTTATGTAAAACAGCTAATTTACCTCTATAGGAATACACAAATAATTAGTCAGAAATATTAAATATTAACGGCATGTGATCACTGAAAGCTAGCCACTTATCTGCTTTACCTACGTTAATATAATTCTCATCTTTTATAAAAATAGTTGAAGACGAAAAGGCATAATCAACATGATAAGGTTTATCAAACTGATGCAAATGATAAAGAGTTGGGCGACTTTCGTTTCCTTGTACTTCATTAAAATACTGATGATAAAGACTATGAATATCTATCTCTTCAAGCTCTCTCACGACATCACTATGATTCCACCAGCAATCCCAAGTATGCCAACGCGAATTGCTATTTAAATCACCAACTAATAAAAATGGAGAAGCTTTCATCTTTTCTTTATGTAGTTGTATATACTTCCAAAGCTGCCCAATATAGGGAAAATTTGGAGAATTTGCCTGCTTAGTCCAAACCGCCAACAAGTTAATTGAATCATTTACTCTACAAGGCAAAAAAGACTCAAGATTATTATTGTTCCAATCAAGCTTTTTAAGCTTAAAGGATGATCGTGAAAATATTCCAATACCCTTGTTTTTGTTTCTACCTTGCCAGCAAAACTCTCCTGCCCACTCTTTATAAATTTTAGTCGATTGGGCTGGATCTTCACACTCCTGAATCACCATTAAATCTACGTCAAGCATCTCTTCAATAAGGTGAAATTTTTTCCTAAAAGCGCCATTGCAATTCCAAGAAATTACTTTCATTTTACCGACTAACTAAAAATTCTTTATTCAGTAGAAATCGACGCTTGCTCATTTTTTAAAGCAGCATCTAAAGTATGCCAGGCCAAAGTCGCACATTTTACTCGGGCTGGATATTCACGAACACCCGCTAGAACCGCTAATTTACCAATCGCTTCCAGGTTTATCTCGTCTTCTTTGCCTGTGGTCATTTCATGAAATTGTTGAAACAAAGCATCAGCTTCCGCTTCCGTTTTACCTTTGACAATTTCCGTCATCAATGAAACAGAGGCTGTCGAAATAGCGCAACCGGAACCTTGAAAACTGGCATCAATAATTTTATCGCCATCCATTTTTAGAAATAAGGTCAGGCGATCACCACATAAAGGATTAAAGCCTTCTACTTTACGATCTGCATCTTCCATGACATGGAAATTTCGTGGATTTCTATTATGGTCAAAAATAACCTCCTGATAGAGGTCGCGTAAATCATCAAACATATTTTTCTCAGTTTTTACTCAGGCTGCTAGCCAAAAATTTTAATTAAGTCTTCAATACCCGCCATCAAGACATCAATTTCTTCTTTAGTATTATACATGGCAAATGAAGCACGTGCGGTCGCCGGCACTTCAAAAAAATCCATGACAGGCATAGCACAATGATGTCCTGCTCTTATTGCTATCCCTAAACTATCCAGCATCGTACCTATATCATGCGGATGAATTTTATCTAAAACAAAGGATAAAATAGCGCCTTTATTATTATTATCACCAATAATGCGTAGACCTTTAATTTGTCTTGCCTTCTCGGTCGCATATGCTAATAATTCCGCCTCATAAGCTGCGATATTATCCATGCCGATTTCATTCAGATAATCAATGGCTGCACCTAAGCCCACTACATCCGCAATATTCGGTGTACCGGCTTCAAATTTATAAGGTAAAACATTATATTCCGTTTCGGTAAAGGTTACTTTACGAATCATATCACCGCCACCCTGATAAGGCGGCATCGCTTCTAATAAGGCTTGTTTTCCATAAAGCACACCAATACCTGATGGTGCATACAGCTTATGCCCGGAAAATACATAAAAGTCACAGTCTAAAGCCTGCACATCCACTGACATATGCGGGATCGCTTGTGCACCATCTAATAAAACCGGGATATTTTTTGCTTTTGCAGCAGCAATAATCTTTTTCACTGGATTGATCGTACCCAGCGCATTAGACATATGCACCACAGAGATCAATTTAGTTTTATCACTGATTAATTTTTCAAATTCTGCAAAAATCAGTTCTCCCTGCAAATCAATCGGGGCAACTTTCAGTACCGCACCCGTTTCCTGACATAACATTTGCCAAGGCACGATATTAGAATGATGCTCCATCGCAGTGATCAGGATTTCATCACCCGCTTTAATATTCGCTTTACCGAAAGTTTGCGCAACTAAATTAATAGCCTCGGTCGCACCACGGACAAAAATAATTTCTTTCGTGCTTTGCGCATTAATAAAATCTTTAACCTTCTCGCGCGCGCTTTCATAACGATCAGTCGCTTTAACACTTAAAGTATGCACGCCACGATGTACATTGGCATATTCATGACTATAACAATACACAATACTGTCAATCACTTGCTGAGGCTTTTGACAGCTGGCGGCATTATCTAAATAGACGAGTGGCTTGTTACGGATTTTCTCTTTTAAAATTGGAAAATCTGCGCGGATTTTTTCTACAGGGAAGTCAGTCATTTTTCTATATTATTCAATTTACTTCTAAGCACTGTTTAAAAGTGAGATTATCTTACAACCATTTCTGTTCAATACCTTCCTGCGGAAATCTAGCCAGCAAATGCTCTAAAACCTGATCATGTAAATCTCTAATTTTAATCTTTTCAACCATTTCATTGGCGAATGCAAAGGTCAGTATATTTCGGGCCGTTTCTTCATCCACACAACGTGATTGCAAATAGAAAATAGATTTCTCATCTAGTTGCCCGACTGTGACTCCATGAGCACACTTTACATCATCCGCATAAATTTCTAATTGTGGTTTGGTATCTGCTTCTGCATCATTAGACAACAACAAATTACGGTTATTCATCTCCGAGCTGGTTTTTTGTGCTTGCTCAGCCACCACAACCCGCCCTTGAAAAACACCGCGTGCTCGTTGATCTAACACACCTTTATACAGTTCTCGGCTAATTGCATACGGTTTCAAATGATTAATCCGCGTATGATTATCAATATGTTGGCGCTTAATACCGAGATATAAACCATTTAACTCACACTCAGATGCCTGCTCTAAATCAGTGCGTATATCATTTCTGGCTAACAGGCCACCAAAAGCGAAATTATGATGTTTAAAGCGAGAATCGGCAGCTTGTTTAACGTAAGTTCCACCAAAATGGTAGGCTTTCTCACCTTCCAATTGCAATTTATATAAGGTTAATTCGGCATTCTTCCCAATAAAAACCTCCATTACAGCAGCCGATAAATACGCATCATCACAACCGATAAAGGTTTCAATAACTTCAGCCTGCGCCATCTGATCAACAGCAATAATATGACGTGTATTGGCCATATAATCAGCCTGAGTCACGACATGTATAACGTGAACTGCTTTACTTAGAACCTCTTTAGCTGGCACATGAATAAATAAACCATCAGTAAACCATGCAGCATTGAAGGCGACAAAACTATGCTGCTCATGATTCACTGCCAGCTCAAAATAATTCTGCAAGTCATCTGGATATTGCTCTAAAGCACTCGCCATATCAAGTACATGCACGCCATCGGGTAAACCTTCTAAGTCGGACAATGCAGCTGAAAAATGACCATCCACTAAAACGACAGTCCAGGCATTATTAAGACGATAGGCATTTAACCAATCGATATCCACAGCGCCTATTTCAGCCTGTACAACAGGACTAAATAATTTCTTCTCAATGGCAGAAACGTTCGTATAGCGCCAATCTTCCTCTCTTAAAGAAGGAAATCCATTGCTAGCAAAGGATTCCAGGGCTTGCTTTCTTAATGCTTTTAACCAGCCAACTGATTGCCCAGGTAATAAAGCTTCGACCTTTTCATATTCAGCGGGGTATAGACTATTTACTTGCTCGGCACTCATTATGCTACCTGCTCTTCAACCCAGCTATAACCTTTTGCTTCTAGCTCTAAAGCTAACTCAGGACCGCCCGACTTAACAATTCGGCCATCCGCCAAAACATGCACAATATCCGGTTTAATATAACCTAAAAGGCGCTGATAATGGGTGATCATCAAAAATGAACGATCCGCTGCACGTAAAGAATTAACACCAGCTGCAACCACTTTTAAGGCATCAATATCCAATCCCGAATCGGTTTCATCTAAAATACACATGCTAGGCTCTAAAATAGCCGCTTGTAAAATCTCGTTGCGTTTTTTCTCACCACCGGAAAAACCTTCATTTACAGAGCGATAGAGGAATTTCTCATCCATTTGCAATAATTTAACTTTACCTTTAACCAAAGTTAAGAAATCAAAAGCATCTACTTCAGGTAGGCCTTGATGTGTACGCATAGCATTTAAAGCCGCTTTTAATAAATAAATATTGCTTACACCCGGAATTTCTACAGGATATTGAAACGCCAAAAAAATCCCTTCACGCGCTCTTATTTCAGGATCCATTTCTAATAAATCTTCGCCTTTATAAGTTACCGTTCCCTCAGTAACGTTATATCCCGATTTACCGGACAATACATGCGATAAAGTACTTTTACCCGAACCATTAGGTCCCATAATGGCATGTACTTCACCCGCGTTTATCTCTAAATTCACACCTTTAAGGATAGGCTTATCGCCTACGCTGACATGAAGATTTTTTATGCTAAGCATTCTATTTACCTGATTTAATTTTTTAATTATTTGTGTAAGTTGAGTTAGATTAACAAGCGTAGTGCGTTAACGTAACCCCAACATCTGAATAGTTCACTTTGTTGGGTTACATTTTTATTGCCGCGCAAGAAAAAATCTAACCCACCCTTACAGTATTTGATTAACCTACTGAACCTTCTAAACTAAGCCCTAACAAAGCCTGCGCTTCAACAGCAAACTCCATCGGTAATTCTTTAAAGACCGACTTACAGAATCCATTGACAATCATCGACACGGCATCTTCTGCAGAAAGACCGCGTTGCTGACAGAAAAATAACTGATCTTCGCTAATTTTAGAGGTTGTCGCTTCATGCGCAACCAGTGCGGAAGGTTGCTTCACTTCCACATAAGGAAAAGTATGCGCACCACAACGATCACCAATTAATAAGGAATCGCACTGGGTATAATTACGTGCATTTTCTGCATTTTTACCGACTTTAACTAATCCACGGTAAGTATTTTGCGATTTCCCTGCAGAAATGCCTTTAGAAATAATGGTGCTGCGGGTATTTTTACCAATATGAATCATCTTGGTGCCGGTATCGGCTTGCTGATAATTATTGGTCAAAGCAACTGAATAAAACTCACCTACCGAGTTGTCGCCGATTAATACGCAGCTAGGATATTTCCAGGTAATGGCAGAACCTGTTTCTACCTGTGTCCATGAAACTTTAGAATTTGTACCCCTACATTCTGCACGTTTAGTCACAAAGTTATAAATACCACCGACACCGTTTTCATCGCCAGGATACCAATTCTGTACCGTAGAATATTTTATCTCGGCATTATCCATGGCAATCAACTCTACGACAGCGGCATGCAGTTGATTTTCATCACGCATAGGTGCAGTACAACCTTCTAAGTAACTCACATGACTGCCTTCATCGGCAATAATCAAGGTACGTTCAAATTGCCCTGTATTCGCAGCATTAATCCGAAAATAAGTCGACAATTCCATCGGGCAGCGCACACCTTTAGGAATATAGACAAAGGAACCATCAGTAAACACAGCTGCATTTAAAGAGGCAAAGAAATTATCGCCTGAAGGGACGACCGTTCCTAAATACTGTTTAACTAATTCAGGATGCTCTTTTAAGGCCTCAGAAATTGGACAAAAAATAACGCCAGCATCGTGTAATTTACCCTTAAAAGTTGTCGCCACAGAGACACTATCAAACACGGCATCAACTGCTACTCCAGCCAAGCGCTCCTGCTCATCCAAAGGAATACCTAGTTTTTTATAGGTTTCCAGTAGTTTTGGATCAATCTCGTCCAGACTTTGCGGTTTATCTGAGTCTTTTTTAGGTGCTGAATAGTAACTAATCGCCTGATAATCGATAGGCTCAATATTTAACTGCGCCCAATTAGGTTCAGTCATTGTTTGCCAATGTCGAAACGCTTTTAAGCGATATTCTAGCATAAATTCTGGCTCACCTTTAATGATCGACAATTTAGCAATGACATCTTCATCTAAACCAGGCGGAAAAGTGTCCACCTCCAGTTCAGTCACAAAGCCTTCTTTATACTTTTGGCCAATTAGATTATCTATTTCTTGTGCGCTTGTTGACATAAATACTCTTTATCTATTTTAAACGATACAAACTGGCCACTGGCACAGTAATTTCTTGAGGAGATTTAACAGGTAACAACATATCAGCTAAAGTTACTGACTCCAGGGCCAGTTGCACAGTTCGATTGACTATCCGCCAATTATTGCCGATTTGACAGCCCGCGACTTGCTCACAACTATTTTCCAGAGAACTGCATTCAGTCAGGGAAATCGGCCCCTCCAATGCAGTAATCACCGACGCTACTGTGATTTTCTCAGGCGTTTGTACTAAAGCATAGCCACCTTTAGCCCCTCTGATAGAACTTAGTACATTTGCCTTAAGCAATAATTTCAAAATCTTACTCACTGTAGGCAAAGCAATGCCCGTTGCCCTTGAAATCTCTAGGGCTGCATGTACTTGAGCCTGACTTTTAGCCATAAAACTCAAAATTACTGTTGCGTAGTCGGTCAATTTACCCAGACGTAACATGTTTACTCCTTCAATTTAGGACTATTTTAGTACTCTTTAATTCCATAGTAAATAGCTAGGTTATTATTTTATGATTAATTTTCTCTGATTCCAATAGCGACTATGAGTATCCCTATAGCTTTCAAGCTGGTTTCTATTGTCATTAAATCTAATGCTGATAGCCCCCTGGTCGCCGGTGATAAAATATTTTGCGGCAATAGCTTGATACCGCTCTATTACCTCTACATGTGGAAAACCAAAGCGATTCGGGGAGTCAGCCGGAATTAAAATTTTTTCAGGTTTTACCAGTGCCAGAAAAGCAGTACTGGATGAGGTGTTACTGCCATGATGGGGAGAAATTAATATATCAGCCTGCAATGACTCACTGCTATTTTGAATTAAATAATCCTCTGCTGCTCTCTCAA
Encoded here:
- a CDS encoding non-heme iron oxygenase ferredoxin subunit encodes the protein MSEWIDVVAENALAVGEHIVVDVDGIEVVVFKLEDGFYALEDTCTHDGAEIASGEIDGDEIICPRHGARFCIKTGEVRSAPAYEDIPSLSVKVESGRLKVRDTRWD
- a CDS encoding class I SAM-dependent methyltransferase; this encodes MYSYRGKLAVLHNEPYELALSQALSLRLSVPLYHSVDNKTPEDFFLSWRDGCLKLLDKELLKKGGLMVEIEPRQGEQRSWPAPKEGALAQAIGRKTRTVVDATTGWAQDSLHIFRMGYELSCIERSPVMLELLGDAFQRLERLDWVARLALPVPKLLPGDAIDILAQLTDSPDCVYIDPMFPVKRKKSALPKKAMLILRDLLGDDMDRAALFDVAWQATAKKVVVKSPDYALPLGGKPTQSFKSKLLRYDVYIKN
- a CDS encoding endonuclease/exonuclease/phosphatase family protein, whose amino-acid sequence is MKVISWNCNGAFRKKFHLIEEMLDVDLMVIQECEDPAQSTKIYKEWAGEFCWQGRNKNKGIGIFSRSSFKLKKLDWNNNNLESFLPCRVNDSINLLAVWTKQANSPNFPYIGQLWKYIQLHKEKMKASPFLLVGDLNSNSRWHTWDCWWNHSDVVRELEEIDIHSLYHQYFNEVQGNESRPTLYHLHQFDKPYHVDYAFSSSTIFIKDENYINVGKADKWLAFSDHMPLIFNISD
- the sufU gene encoding Fe-S cluster assembly sulfur transfer protein SufU, with the translated sequence MFDDLRDLYQEVIFDHNRNPRNFHVMEDADRKVEGFNPLCGDRLTLFLKMDGDKIIDASFQGSGCAISTASVSLMTEIVKGKTEAEADALFQQFHEMTTGKEDEINLEAIGKLAVLAGVREYPARVKCATLAWHTLDAALKNEQASISTE
- a CDS encoding cysteine desulfurase; the protein is MTDFPVEKIRADFPILKEKIRNKPLVYLDNAASCQKPQQVIDSIVYCYSHEYANVHRGVHTLSVKATDRYESAREKVKDFINAQSTKEIIFVRGATEAINLVAQTFGKANIKAGDEILITAMEHHSNIVPWQMLCQETGAVLKVAPIDLQGELIFAEFEKLISDKTKLISVVHMSNALGTINPVKKIIAAAKAKNIPVLLDGAQAIPHMSVDVQALDCDFYVFSGHKLYAPSGIGVLYGKQALLEAMPPYQGGGDMIRKVTFTETEYNVLPYKFEAGTPNIADVVGLGAAIDYLNEIGMDNIAAYEAELLAYATEKARQIKGLRIIGDNNNKGAILSFVLDKIHPHDIGTMLDSLGIAIRAGHHCAMPVMDFFEVPATARASFAMYNTKEEIDVLMAGIEDLIKIFG
- the sufD gene encoding Fe-S cluster assembly protein SufD, producing MSAEQVNSLYPAEYEKVEALLPGQSVGWLKALRKQALESFASNGFPSLREEDWRYTNVSAIEKKLFSPVVQAEIGAVDIDWLNAYRLNNAWTVVLVDGHFSAALSDLEGLPDGVHVLDMASALEQYPDDLQNYFELAVNHEQHSFVAFNAAWFTDGLFIHVPAKEVLSKAVHVIHVVTQADYMANTRHIIAVDQMAQAEVIETFIGCDDAYLSAAVMEVFIGKNAELTLYKLQLEGEKAYHFGGTYVKQAADSRFKHHNFAFGGLLARNDIRTDLEQASECELNGLYLGIKRQHIDNHTRINHLKPYAISRELYKGVLDQRARGVFQGRVVVAEQAQKTSSEMNNRNLLLSNDAEADTKPQLEIYADDVKCAHGVTVGQLDEKSIFYLQSRCVDEETARNILTFAFANEMVEKIKIRDLHDQVLEHLLARFPQEGIEQKWL
- the sufC gene encoding Fe-S cluster assembly ATPase SufC, translated to MLSIKNLHVSVGDKPILKGVNLEINAGEVHAIMGPNGSGKSTLSHVLSGKSGYNVTEGTVTYKGEDLLEMDPEIRAREGIFLAFQYPVEIPGVSNIYLLKAALNAMRTHQGLPEVDAFDFLTLVKGKVKLLQMDEKFLYRSVNEGFSGGEKKRNEILQAAILEPSMCILDETDSGLDIDALKVVAAGVNSLRAADRSFLMITHYQRLLGYIKPDIVHVLADGRIVKSGGPELALELEAKGYSWVEEQVA
- the sufB gene encoding Fe-S cluster assembly protein SufB, producing the protein MSTSAQEIDNLIGQKYKEGFVTELEVDTFPPGLDEDVIAKLSIIKGEPEFMLEYRLKAFRHWQTMTEPNWAQLNIEPIDYQAISYYSAPKKDSDKPQSLDEIDPKLLETYKKLGIPLDEQERLAGVAVDAVFDSVSVATTFKGKLHDAGVIFCPISEALKEHPELVKQYLGTVVPSGDNFFASLNAAVFTDGSFVYIPKGVRCPMELSTYFRINAANTGQFERTLIIADEGSHVSYLEGCTAPMRDENQLHAAVVELIAMDNAEIKYSTVQNWYPGDENGVGGIYNFVTKRAECRGTNSKVSWTQVETGSAITWKYPSCVLIGDNSVGEFYSVALTNNYQQADTGTKMIHIGKNTRSTIISKGISAGKSQNTYRGLVKVGKNAENARNYTQCDSLLIGDRCGAHTFPYVEVKQPSALVAHEATTSKISEDQLFFCQQRGLSAEDAVSMIVNGFCKSVFKELPMEFAVEAQALLGLSLEGSVG
- a CDS encoding SUF system Fe-S cluster assembly regulator produces the protein MLRLGKLTDYATVILSFMAKSQAQVHAALEISRATGIALPTVSKILKLLLKANVLSSIRGAKGGYALVQTPEKITVASVITALEGPISLTECSSLENSCEQVAGCQIGNNWRIVNRTVQLALESVTLADMLLPVKSPQEITVPVASLYRLK